A window of Psychrobium sp. MM17-31 genomic DNA:
CATCGGCAACAGTGCCTTGTGCGGTAGTGCCTCCTTCTCGCTCTTCTTTCATTGCGCCAAAGGTTACATACAAATTAGCGCCACTGTCGCTCTCCCAATACAAACGCGGACGAACCGTTGCTCGTTGATATTGGGCAATATCATTCCAGCCATCACTATCGAGATCTTTATCTGCTTGATTATGTAAGCCAGCAGTTACTGAGGCACTTGTCGACTCATTAATTGGCGAGGCAAAATAAGAAGTAACATCTTGGCCGCCTTTTGAGGTGGCATTTAATAACACCTCTCCCTCAAATTCATCAGATGGCGTGCGAGAGATAAGTTTAATTACGCCGCCAAGTGCTGAACCGCCATAGAGTGAAGACGCCGAGCCTTTGATGATTTCAACGTTAGCTAAATCTGTCGGCGGAATTTGCAATAAGCCAATGGATGCGGTTTGGCCGCCATATAGCGGTAAACCATCGCTCAGTAGCTGTGTATAACGACCATATAGACTTTGTAATCGAATGTTGGCACTGCCTAGCGCAGGCGAAGTATTTTGGACTCGCACGCCGCCAGTTTCAGCCACCAGCATTGAAATGTTTCCGGGTCTCATGAGCGCTTTTTCTTGCACTTCTTCGCCGTTGATAATTTCAGTGCGGGTTGCTGATTCCGTAACAATGCGACCTAGGCGCGACGCCGTCACTTGAATTTTCTCTATCTTTTTATCTTCGTGTTTATGATGCTCGTTATGATCATCGCCACCAGCGATTGCCATTGATGGTGCAAACAACACTGCCAGTGCCACTTTAGAATATTTAGTAAGCATTTCGACCTCAAATAATGCTAATGCTTATTCCATGTTATTGATGGAATAGCGTTAAACCGCGTCAATTCGCAGCAAGTAATGTAATTAAGAATGTGAAAGATTAAGAACCGAAAATGGGAGGTCGATATAAGGATTTGGCGAATAAATGAGGCTGCTTAGTTGAGACTATGCACTGCGCTTCATTCAACATCACTAATTCTGACAATGAGAAATTGGCGATGAGATAGGCGTAAGAACTACAACTGTTGTCAGGGCAAATACACTCGCCGACACAACAATCTACGTCACAACAATCATCCTCTGCTGAGGACTCATTGCTATGGTTCGATTCTTGGTAAATCTCAGCTGTTTTTTGCTGCTGGGTTTGAGAAGACGCGAGATCGTCATGTACTGTCGCCATATGATAAGCCATTGATTGCCCTGTAAAGGCCACCAAAGTAACTAACATAACTAAACAGCGTAACAATGATTTAATCATAACTATCTCAAACAAAAATCGCCGCTATTGTAGGTGCTTTTATAATAGATGTGAAGACGTTTCAAATCAGTGAATCACCTGTCATAAAACTTCGGTATAATCACGCTCATAAAAAATAGAGCAAAGCAATCTGGAGAAAATCATGCGTTTTTTACACACCATGTTACGCGTCGGCAACTTAGAACGTTCAATAGAGTTTTACACTAAGGCGCTAAAAATGCGCTTGTTACGCCAATCTGAAAACACCGAGTATCGTTACACACTAGCGTTTCTTGGTTACGACGATGAAGCAACAGGTACCGTATTAGAATTGACTTACAACTGGGACACCAGCGAATACGATATGGGCACGGCCTTTGGCCACTTAGCCATTGGTTGTGATGACATTTACGCCACCTGTGACGCTTTAAAAGCAGCAGGCGCAACCATTTGCCGCGAGCCTGGCCCAGTGAAAGGCGGCACAACAGTGATTGCCTTTGTTGAAGATCCAGACGGTTATAAAATTGAGCTGATTGAAAACAAGTTTGCAGGTAAGGGCTTAGGCGAAGATTAAGTTACAACAGATACAACAAACAAAAATGGCGCTACTTCATTATGAGAGCGCCATTTTTATTTGAATATTAGGATTGGTTTAGTATCCACGATTCATGGTGATCACCACGCGTCTGTTCCCGTTACGTCCTTGCACCGTTTCATTTGATGCGATGTGACGTTTTTCACCGTGTCCTGTCACTAAAATTTTATCGCCAGCGATGCCCGACTCTTCTAACATGCGCTTAATATCATTAGCACGCTGCTTAGATATTTGACGGTTTTTCTCACGGCCACCGTAACTATCGGTGTATGAGTCTACCAGCACCAACTCCATCTCAGGCTCGTATTTAAGATAATCGCGGATCATCTTGAGCTTTTGCTGTGAGCGGCGATCTAAAATCTGCGTATTCTTTTTGTAATTGAGCGTCGTAAATGAAATATCTTCGAAGCTATATGGCAGCAACTTGCTTACGCATTCCATAAACGCTAGATGTTGCGGTGCGAAATTAACCGCTGACACACCAACGGCAACAGAGTCGTTGCTGTTGTACCAATCGCGATAGAAAAAGGTTGGATTCATGCCCTTTTCTAATTCGTTAAGCATTAACCACGCTTGATCGTCTAACACTTCGCCATCGAACTGCTTGTAATAAGCGAGATCGGCAATATGGGCTGACGGTGAATTTGCACGCCAGCTTGGCGGCATTGAGCGCAGTTCAACTTCGGTATATTTAGCCGGCTTTTGCAACATATTCATTGCAAAATCGAGATTGATGTTTTTGTTGGCAACACTGGAAAAGTTCACTTTGCCAAAACGCGGAATACTGTGTTCAAGTACACAGGCAGTCGGCGTGTTTTTGGTCATCGACCAACTAGATTCCTGCATCGACGCACCATAACTACGCATCATGCCATTGGCAGGTAAAGCCAATAATGCCGTTACGCTAAGCGCTGCACTAAAACTAAGCAATCGATTTGTCATTGACACCTGTCCTGTGTTGTCTGAGGAATACTTAAAAATACTATCGGCGCTGTTTATTAGATCTTTAGCAATAAAAACGATCTTTATTTGCCAGCTAAAACCTTGGATAATGTCGACTCTTTAAATCGAAATTACCGAATAATATGTCTGACCAAGCACCTTCATTGATGAGCCAACGCTTTCGCGGCTACTTCCCTATCGTTATCGACATCGAAACCGCAGGCTTTAATGCCCAAACTGATGCCGTGCTCGAACTCGCTGCCAGCATATTGCAATTCGACGATAACGACAATCTAGAAATCGCGCAAACGCATCACTATCACATCGAGCCATTTGAAGGTGCGAACCTAGAGCAAGCATCATTAGATTTCACAGGCATCGACCCATACAATCCATTGCGCGCTGCTGTTAGCGAGCATGATGCTTTACACGATTTATTTAAGCACGTGCGTAAAGCCATGAAAGCACAAGGTTGTCATCGCGCCATCTTAGTGGCCCACAACGCCGCCTTTGATCAAGGATTCTTTAAAGCCGCAACAGCGCGTAGTGGCCTTAAGCGCGACCCATTCCATCCTTTTGTTACCTTTGATACCACAACGCTTGCAGGATTAGCA
This region includes:
- the gloA gene encoding lactoylglutathione lyase; protein product: MRFLHTMLRVGNLERSIEFYTKALKMRLLRQSENTEYRYTLAFLGYDDEATGTVLELTYNWDTSEYDMGTAFGHLAIGCDDIYATCDALKAAGATICREPGPVKGGTTVIAFVEDPDGYKIELIENKFAGKGLGED
- a CDS encoding OmpA family protein; amino-acid sequence: MTNRLLSFSAALSVTALLALPANGMMRSYGASMQESSWSMTKNTPTACVLEHSIPRFGKVNFSSVANKNINLDFAMNMLQKPAKYTEVELRSMPPSWRANSPSAHIADLAYYKQFDGEVLDDQAWLMLNELEKGMNPTFFYRDWYNSNDSVAVGVSAVNFAPQHLAFMECVSKLLPYSFEDISFTTLNYKKNTQILDRRSQQKLKMIRDYLKYEPEMELVLVDSYTDSYGGREKNRQISKQRANDIKRMLEESGIAGDKILVTGHGEKRHIASNETVQGRNGNRRVVITMNRGY
- the rnt gene encoding ribonuclease T yields the protein MSDQAPSLMSQRFRGYFPIVIDIETAGFNAQTDAVLELAASILQFDDNDNLEIAQTHHYHIEPFEGANLEQASLDFTGIDPYNPLRAAVSEHDALHDLFKHVRKAMKAQGCHRAILVAHNAAFDQGFFKAATARSGLKRDPFHPFVTFDTTTLAGLAIGQTVLAKACIEAGIPFDNKEAHSALYDTERTAELFCYIVNKWKDLGGWPMAVPAQDEE